The window GTCTGCAGCACGATATTCGAACGAATATCCATCACGCCGGGCGCCTTGTAGAGGCGCTGCAGCACGAAATCCGAATAGTGTTTGAGGTTGTGCGCGAGAACCCGCAGCAGGTAATGGGTCTCGCCGGTCACGACGAACGCGCCGACCACTTCCGGCCAGTCCCGCACCGCTTCGGCAAAGCGCTCGTGCCAGTTCTCCTGGTCGTTGCGCATGGACACCTGCACGAACGCTTCCAGTTCGAAACCCAGTACTTCGCGGTTCAGACACGCACGGTAATGTTCGATGACGCCCTGCTCCTCCAGGAGGCGCAGACGTCGTAGACAGGCCGATGGCGAGAGCGAGATGCGCTCCGCCAGGTCGAGATTGCTGATCCGTCCTTCTTGCTGAAGCACCGTCAAGATACGGCAATCGGTGGCGTCGAGCGAGATCGCGTTCATATTCGGTCTCCCTTTCCCATTTATGCCAAATTATGTTCCAAGACACGACGCAGAAGGAGATTTTTTCGCAATCACATTTCGCGGCAGGCCACCTATCATTTCGAGATAGACACAATCCGCCGTTGGAGACATGCAAACAATCTGGGACATCACCCCCGCCGTCGATACCGCAACGCCCGTCTGGCCGGGCGATACGCCGGTCGGCATAGAACGCGTGTGGCGCATGGAGGCGGGCTCGCCCGTCAACGTCGCGCGCCTGACGCTGTCGCCGCACACCGGCGCGCACACCGACGCGCCGCTGCACTATGACGCGCAAGGCGCCGCAATCGGCGAAGTGGCGCTCGATGCCTACCTCGGCCGATGCCGCGTGATTCATTGCATCGGCGCCGCGCCTGTTGTGACGCCACAACACCTGACCGGTTCCCTTGACGACCTGCCGCCGCGAGTCTTACTACGCACTTACAAAACCGCGCCAACCGCCGCGTGGGACAGTGCGTTTTGCGCGGTCGCGCCGGAGACGATCGATCTGCTCGCCGCACGCGGCGTGCAACTTATCGGTATCGATACGCCGTCGCTCGATCCGCAAGAGTCGAAGACGATGGATGCGCACCACCGAATCCGCGCGCACCGCATGGCGATTCTCGAAGGCATCGTGCTGGATGCCGTCGCGCCCGGCGACTATGAGCTGATCGCGCTGCCGCTCAAGCTGACCACGCTCGACGCGAGCCCGGTGCGCGCGATCCTGCGTGCGTTGCTGGCGGCGAACGCCGCTGCCGACTTCTGACGCCGACGCCTGCTGAACGCTAAACGGCCAAACGCCGCCGAATCCCCCACCATCCCGCTCCCGATCCGACTGACGGAACCATCATGAACCACCGTGAAGAAGCCCTGGCGCTCGACAGCGCCGACCCGCTCGCCTTACTGCGCGACCAGTTCGCGCTGTCGCCGACCACCATCTATCTCGACGGCAATTCGCTCGGCGTGCCGCCGGCCGCCGCCGCGCAGCGCGCGCAAACCGTGATCGCCGCCGAATGGGGCGAAGGCCTGATCCGCAGCTGGAACAGCGCCGGCTGGTTCGCGCTGCCGCGCCGCCTCGGCAACAAGCTCGCGCCGCTGATCGGCGCGGCGGACAACGAAGTGGTCGTCACCGATACGATTTCGATCAACCTGTTCAAGCTGCTGTCCGCGGCGGTGCGCGTGGCCAATGCACGCGACCCGAAGCGTCGTGTGATCGTGTCCGAGCGCTCGAATTTCCCGACCGATCTGTACATCGCGCAAGGTTTGATCGAACAGCTCGATCGCGGCTATGAACTGCGTCTCGTCGACGATCCGTCCGAATTGCCTGCCGCGATCGGCGACGACACCGCTATTGCGATGATCACGCATGTGAACTACCGCACCGGCTACATGCACGACATGGCCGCGCTGACGAAGCTGATTCACGACAAAGGCGCGCTCGCGCTGTGGGACCTCGCGCACTCGGCCGGCGCCGTGCCGGTCGATCTGAATGGCGTGGGCGCCGATTATGCGGTGGGTTGCACGTACAAGTATCTGAATGGCGGACCGGGCTCGCCCGCATTCGCGTGGGTGGCCCAGCGTCATCAAAACGATTTCACCCAGCCGCTGTCCGGCTGGTGGGGACATCGCGCGCCGTTCGAGATGGACCCGGCGTATCGACCGGATGACGGCATCGGCCGCTTTTTGTGCGGCACGCAGCCGATGGTCTCGATGTCGCTGGTCGAGTGCGGGCTCGATGTGTTTTTGCAAACCGATATGCAGGCGATTCGTCGCAAGTCGCTGGCGTTGACCGATCTGTTCATCGAACTGGTTGAAGCGCGCTGCGGCGAGTTTCCGTTGACGCTCGTCACACCGCGCGAGCATGCGCAGCGGGGTTCGCATGCGAGCTTCGAGCATCCGCATGGCTATGAGGTGATGCAGGCGTTGATCGCGCGTGGCGTGATCGGCGATTATCGCGAGCCGCGTGTGTTGCGGTTTGGTTTTACGCCTTTGTATACGCGCTTTGTGGATGTGTGGGACGCCGTGGAGACGCTGCGCGACGTGCTCGTGCATGAGACCTGGCGAGCGCCTGAATTTGCCGCTCGCGGCGTGGTGACCTGAGGAGCGGGCGATGAACGATCATATGCAAACGCCGGGGTTGCCGGAAGAGAAGCCTGCGCAAGGGTGCCCGTTTGGGCATGGGAGTTTGGAGGCTGGGGCTTCTGCTTCTGCAGCTGCTTCTGTAGCTTCTCCTGCGGATTCTTCAGGCGATGGCTGGCATGACGCGCAGCTCGATTTCTCCGAATCGATGAGTTACGGCGAC is drawn from Burkholderia sp. 9120 and contains these coding sequences:
- the kynU gene encoding kynureninase encodes the protein MNHREEALALDSADPLALLRDQFALSPTTIYLDGNSLGVPPAAAAQRAQTVIAAEWGEGLIRSWNSAGWFALPRRLGNKLAPLIGAADNEVVVTDTISINLFKLLSAAVRVANARDPKRRVIVSERSNFPTDLYIAQGLIEQLDRGYELRLVDDPSELPAAIGDDTAIAMITHVNYRTGYMHDMAALTKLIHDKGALALWDLAHSAGAVPVDLNGVGADYAVGCTYKYLNGGPGSPAFAWVAQRHQNDFTQPLSGWWGHRAPFEMDPAYRPDDGIGRFLCGTQPMVSMSLVECGLDVFLQTDMQAIRRKSLALTDLFIELVEARCGEFPLTLVTPREHAQRGSHASFEHPHGYEVMQALIARGVIGDYREPRVLRFGFTPLYTRFVDVWDAVETLRDVLVHETWRAPEFAARGVVT
- a CDS encoding Lrp/AsnC family transcriptional regulator; amino-acid sequence: MNAISLDATDCRILTVLQQEGRISNLDLAERISLSPSACLRRLRLLEEQGVIEHYRACLNREVLGFELEAFVQVSMRNDQENWHERFAEAVRDWPEVVGAFVVTGETHYLLRVLAHNLKHYSDFVLQRLYKAPGVMDIRSNIVLQTLKEDSGVPVALVTKTSGHGTAHNDR
- the kynB gene encoding arylformamidase, which gives rise to MQTIWDITPAVDTATPVWPGDTPVGIERVWRMEAGSPVNVARLTLSPHTGAHTDAPLHYDAQGAAIGEVALDAYLGRCRVIHCIGAAPVVTPQHLTGSLDDLPPRVLLRTYKTAPTAAWDSAFCAVAPETIDLLAARGVQLIGIDTPSLDPQESKTMDAHHRIRAHRMAILEGIVLDAVAPGDYELIALPLKLTTLDASPVRAILRALLAANAAADF